The Mercurialis annua linkage group LG2, ddMerAnnu1.2, whole genome shotgun sequence genome contains a region encoding:
- the LOC126666868 gene encoding purple acid phosphatase 17, with product MVTQRLLWVVFGSCFGLFLVSAYGALQKFEQQPKNDGSVSFLVIGDWGRRGGYNQSQVAFQMGRIGSKLEIDFVVSTGDNFYDNGLTSEDDEAFQESFSNIYTAHSLQKLWYSVLGNHDYRGNAEAQLSSHLRKLDSRWLCLRSFIVDAELAEMFFVDTTPFVDAYFSNAEGHKYDWRGISSRKSYIANLIEDLELALSKSNAKWKIVVGHHAIRSIGHHGDTQELVNKLLPVLTANKVDFYMNGHDHCLEHISDTNSPIQFLTSGAGSKAWRGDLKEVNRGGLKFFYDGQGFMSVHLTHTEVQIAFYDVFGNVLHTWTTTKLLHQSF from the exons ATGGTGACACAAAGATTATTATGGGTAGTTTTCGGTTCGTGTTTCGGGTTGTTTTTGGTCTCTGCTTACGGAGCTCTTCAAAAATTTGAACAGCAGCCCAAAAATGATGGGTCTGTCAGCTTTTTGGTGATCGGAGATTGGGGTAGAAGAGGCGGTTATAACCAATCTCAAGTTGCTTTTCAGATGGGAAGGATCGGGTCGAAGTTAGAGATAGATTTTGTGGTATCGACGGGGGATAATTTCTATGATAATGGACTAACTAGTGAAGATGATGAAGCATTTCAGGAGTCTTTCAGTAATATCTACACTGCACACAGCTTGCAAAAGCTGTGGTACAGCg TTTTAGGGAACCATGACTACAGAGGCAATGCTGAAGCGCAATTGAGCTCTCACTTGAGGAAACTTGATAGCAGATGGCTTTGTTTAAGGTCTTTCATTGTCGATGCTG AGTTGGCGGAAATGTTCTTTGTGGATACTACACCTTTCGTAGATGCCTACTTCAGTAACGCAGAGGGTCATAAGTATGACTGGCGCGGAATTTCTTCTCGCAAATCTTACATTGCTAACCTTATCGAG GATCTAGAATTGGCATTAAGCAAATCAAATGCAAAGTGGAAAATAGTGGTTGGTCATCATGCAATCAGAAGCATTGGACATCATGGCGACACTCAAGAGCTAGTCAATAAGCTTCTTCCCGTCCTGACG GCCAACAAGGTAGACTTTTACATGAATGGACATGATCATTGCCTTGAACACATCAGTGACACAAATAG CCCTATACAGTTCTTAACAAGTGGAGCAGGGTCTAAAGCATGGAGAGGGGACCTTAAAGAAGTAAACAGAGGAGGTCTTAAGTTCTTCTATGATGGCCAAGGTTTCATGTCGGTTCACTTGACTCACACTGAAGTTCAGATTGCATTTTATGATGTTTTTGGCAATGTTTTGCATACATGGACTACTACAAAGTTGCTTCACCAATCATTCTAA